In Pelagicoccus sp. SDUM812003, the sequence CAATTCCGTGTCCTTGCTCATCTTCGGAGGCATCGTCGCCGCCCGCAGCCGCGACACCTTCATCAAACTGACCGCCTACGTCATCCCAATCTCGGGAGTCTGCGTATGGGTCTTCGGACGGCCCGCGGTCCACATCGGCGCCAGCGGGCTGGTGTTCGGATATTTTGGATACCTCGTGACACGCGGCTTCTACGATCGACAGTTTCTTTCCGTTACCATCTCCATCGTGGTCATCCTGGTCTGGGGCAGCCTGGTCTGGGGCGTGCTGCCCAGCGATGGCCCCGTCTCATGGGAAGGACACCTCGCCGGTTTGCTAGCGGGAGCCGCTTTCGCTCGCGTATCCAAAAAGCCAAGAGGCAAACGTCGCCGAGCCTACTGAAGAGGACTGGCGAAGCGAGCGATCTACCGTCGCTAGCCCCGCTCACGTCTTACTTGATCGACTAGCGAGCCGATGGGGCTTCGTCACGACGATCAGGCTGGAGTATGATGGCGCCGTCGCGCTGCTCCATTTCCACTATGTGGTGAGCTTGAGCGGCTTCACTGAAGGGAAAAACGCGATCGACCAGGGAGCGAATACGTCCCTCTTCGATCCACTCGGTGAGGGTATCTAGCTCGTGTTGGGCTTCGGCCGCGAAGCGGACGTAGGCACGTTTTTGGGAAAACAGCGAAGTGAAAAGCGCGCGGAAGAAGTCAAGGAACCGAACGTTGCCCTTTAGGTAGCATCCGTCTGGGACGAGCGCTGAAAGCGTCTTGGAGTACGGACTGCGAACGACCATATCGAAGATCACGTGGTAGGCGTGGGGCTCGTTCCGAAAGTCGAGGCGAGTGTAGTCGATGAAGCGGTCGGCTCCCGCTCGGCGAATGACAGTTTCCTTCTGGGGCTTGTCGACCACAGTGACATGAGCGCCCATGGATTTGGCGATTTGGATGGCGAACAATCCGATGCTGCCGCCACCGCCGTTGATGAGAACGGATTGCTCCGGTCTGATCTTCGCCAGCCGGAGAAAATGCAACGCATTGAGCCCCCCGAGCGGGACCGCCGCAGCTTCGGCGTGGCTTACATTGGGCGGCTTCTTGGCGAGTGTACGTTTTTGCGGCAGACAGAGGTACTCTCCGTAAGCGCCGAGCGAGAATTGGCTCGATCCATAGATCTGATCACCAGGAGCGAAACGGGGATTGGCATGGTTTGTAGACACGACCTCGCCTGAGAAGTAGGATCCGAGAACGGGGTTGCGTGGACGGAAAACGCCTAAGCCGAGACGAAGCGGGAGCCAGAACCAGAAAACGGGAAAACGAAAGCTTCGCATTTCGCAGTCGGCTTTCGTGACCTCCGCGGCATGGACGCGGACCAGGATTTCCCCTTCCTTCGGAGTGGGATCGGGAAGATCCCGATAGGCTAGGACTTCCGGCGGTCCGTAGCGCTGGTAGGCAACCGCTTTCACTGCGAACAAAGTGCAGGGCTCGAGAGTCCGAGTCAAACAATGATGCCAGCTCCACTCACGAGGGCATTGCAATCGCAGATGCGGCACCAACGAGCGAGGACATGCGAGCGCCAGGCAGGCCGCCTACCCGACCCAGTTTCGAGCGCGGCCACTCGAAGA encodes:
- a CDS encoding rhomboid family intramembrane serine protease, translated to MRNSWIQRFIPLLWLVALMWVVFLVDSAASLQLSRFGILPRNSEGLLGIVTWSFLHGNLSHIANNSVSLLIFGGIVAARSRDTFIKLTAYVIPISGVCVWVFGRPAVHIGASGLVFGYFGYLVTRGFYDRQFLSVTISIVVILVWGSLVWGVLPSDGPVSWEGHLAGLLAGAAFARVSKKPRGKRRRAY
- a CDS encoding NAD(P)-dependent alcohol dehydrogenase; the protein is MKAVAYQRYGPPEVLAYRDLPDPTPKEGEILVRVHAAEVTKADCEMRSFRFPVFWFWLPLRLGLGVFRPRNPVLGSYFSGEVVSTNHANPRFAPGDQIYGSSQFSLGAYGEYLCLPQKRTLAKKPPNVSHAEAAAVPLGGLNALHFLRLAKIRPEQSVLINGGGGSIGLFAIQIAKSMGAHVTVVDKPQKETVIRRAGADRFIDYTRLDFRNEPHAYHVIFDMVVRSPYSKTLSALVPDGCYLKGNVRFLDFFRALFTSLFSQKRAYVRFAAEAQHELDTLTEWIEEGRIRSLVDRVFPFSEAAQAHHIVEMEQRDGAIILQPDRRDEAPSAR